A stretch of Nonomuraea africana DNA encodes these proteins:
- a CDS encoding phosphotransferase, translating into MAGDYTEVFERFGLPPQESIYPYAPVFTGRIDGLRVAVKRTHDAEAMGRWVRRLKELGLPVVTPVAGPYEIGDDRWVAYPWVEGRGYDGSARDVAAAGELLGRLHAAGTEEGLKDFEWPDHDAESVQGDIDGLAPYTSRFDGPLREFMTTTLPAIRDARLPVAEVSMDFKAVNLVYTAEGPVLVDPDNGERAPRLLDLALAALLFHNDLDGEPARVFTAAEWAVFRDAYLRHVELTGEERELWPTALLYMMLEWGVWTAINGEWHLDRHAHFLRDLLAVDLERYPL; encoded by the coding sequence CTACCCGTACGCCCCCGTCTTCACCGGGCGGATCGACGGTCTGCGCGTGGCGGTGAAGCGGACCCATGACGCGGAGGCGATGGGCAGGTGGGTGCGCCGCTTGAAGGAGCTCGGCCTCCCCGTGGTCACGCCGGTCGCCGGGCCGTACGAGATCGGGGACGATCGCTGGGTGGCCTACCCGTGGGTGGAGGGCCGTGGCTACGACGGGTCGGCGCGTGACGTCGCCGCCGCCGGTGAGCTGCTCGGGCGCCTCCACGCGGCAGGCACCGAGGAGGGGCTGAAGGACTTCGAGTGGCCCGACCACGACGCGGAGTCCGTGCAGGGGGACATCGACGGGCTGGCGCCGTACACGAGCAGGTTCGACGGGCCGCTGCGGGAGTTCATGACCACGACGCTGCCCGCGATCCGCGACGCGCGACTGCCTGTGGCCGAGGTCAGCATGGACTTCAAGGCGGTCAACCTCGTCTACACCGCCGAAGGCCCGGTGCTGGTCGACCCCGACAACGGCGAGCGCGCGCCCAGGCTGCTCGACCTGGCGCTGGCGGCGCTGCTGTTCCACAACGACCTGGACGGCGAGCCCGCGCGGGTCTTCACCGCCGCCGAGTGGGCCGTCTTCCGCGACGCCTACCTGCGGCACGTGGAGCTCACCGGCGAGGAGCGCGAGCTGTGGCCGACGGCGCTGCTGTACATGATGCTGGAATGGGGCGTATGGACCGCGATCAACGGCGAGTGGCACCTCGACAGGCACGCGCATTTCCTTCGCGACCTGCTCGCCGTCGATCTGGAGAGGTACCCGCTGTGA
- a CDS encoding GNAT family protein, whose protein sequence is MRLREWTADDAEPVLRAFLAEDMRAQSAEPIRTRDDAVRWIEGWQGRGHAFAVELDGRVVGNVAVTGIDRHDNGWVSYWTTAEARGRGVAARATGLLAEWAFAERGLFRLELGHRTNNLASCKVALRAGFAAEGIERGKLVYDGVRHDVERHARLATD, encoded by the coding sequence GTGAGGCTGCGCGAGTGGACGGCCGACGACGCGGAACCGGTGCTGCGGGCCTTCCTGGCCGAGGACATGCGCGCGCAGAGCGCCGAGCCGATCCGCACGCGCGACGACGCCGTGCGCTGGATCGAGGGCTGGCAGGGCAGGGGGCACGCCTTCGCGGTCGAGCTCGACGGACGGGTCGTCGGCAACGTCGCGGTCACCGGCATCGACCGGCACGACAACGGCTGGGTCTCCTACTGGACCACCGCCGAGGCGCGTGGCAGGGGAGTGGCCGCGCGGGCCACGGGGCTGCTGGCCGAGTGGGCCTTCGCCGAGCGGGGGCTGTTCCGGCTGGAGCTGGGCCACCGTACCAACAACCTCGCCTCCTGCAAGGTGGCGCTCAGGGCCGGGTTCGCGGCGGAGGGGATCGAACGCGGAAAGCTCGTCTACGACGGGGTTCGCCACGACGTCGAACGGCACGCGCGGCTGGCCACCGACTGA